GACGCGGATCACGGCTCGGTGCCCTGGAGGAGCGGCGCCTCGTCCTCCCCGTTGGCGTACGCGATCCAGAGCTCGCCGAGGGCGTAGACCTTGAAGCGCTCCTCGAAGTCGGGGGTGTCCTGGATGCGCTTGACCCGCGTCCCCTCCGTGGCGGTGCGCGTCACGACGGAGACCTCCTCGGGACGGAGCTCGTTGACGACGAGCGGGCTGTGCGTCGCCATCACCACCTGCGTCCCCGACTCCTCCACGATGGCGCGGAGGATACGGACGACCTCCGCGATACGCGCCGGATGAAGGCCGTTTTCCGGCTCTTCCACGAGGAGGAGGGAGACAGGGTCGAGGTGACGGAGGGCCGCAAACGCGAGGTAGTAGAGGAGCCCCTCGCTGAACCGTTTGCTTTCGATACGCGCGCCGCCAATGAGCTCGGCTTCCAGGGTGACCTCGCTGGAGGTGACGGCCTTGACGCGCAGGTTCTTGATGGTGGGGAAATGCTTGCGAACGTCGGCGAC
This DNA window, taken from Polyangium spumosum, encodes the following:
- a CDS encoding AAA family ATPase codes for the protein MIQTFRAKNFGCLLDVEATLTPLHAFIGPNDSGKSTILHGLWTLVQFARRRSFRDHEEALAAFDAYAASDGVLACMVDAHEFQVRAPLQRTPHQPTPALVDELHGARLVRLDPDALRKPSGLIPETGSIDFLDDRGHGLAGIFFAIRNRNDDAFAAIVADVRKHFPTIKNLRVKAVTSSEVTLEAELIGGARIESKRFSEGLLYYLAFAALRHLDPVSLLLVEEPENGLHPARIAEVVRILRAIVEESGTQVVMATHSPLVVNELRPEEVSVVTRTATEGTRVKRIQDTPDFEERFKVYALGELWIAYANGEDEAPLLQGTEP